Genomic DNA from Pseudomonas fitomaticsae:
ACCTTGCCCATGTCACCCAGCGCCCAGCCGAATGCCAGTAACGCCGGCGCGACACCAAAGGCGACCATGTCCGACAGCGAGTCGTACTCGGCGCCGAAGGCACTTTGGGTATTGGTCATGCGCGCTACGCGACCATCAAGACCGTCGAGCACCATGGCGACAAAAATCGCGATGGCGGCAAAGGCGAAGTACTTGCTCGCATTCGCCGAGTCACCGGCGCTCAGCGCAGCCTGGGCACTCATCGAGTTGATGATGGAATAGAACCCTGCGAACAGGTTCGCAGTGGTGAACAGATTCGGCAGAAGATAGATACCGCGATGCCGGACCTTACGGCCTTCTGCGTCATGCCCTTCTTCGATGTGCTCATCGATGGGCAGCAGGCTTTCGGCGTCGGAAGCCTGGTTCGGCTCTTCGGGACGTTCGCTCATGGACAGTACCTTGCAACGGATTGGACATTTTCGACAGGTGTCTGGGACGACGGTTCGGCCACAAACGATGCAGCTTTATACCAGAACCGCCCGCCCATACGAAAAAACGCGGCCGAGGCCGCGTTTTTTCGTACAAGGTTCGACGACTTAGTTTTTGGCTTTGTCGACGATCTTGTTGGCACCGATCCACGGCATCATGGAGCGCAGTTGCTCGCCGATGATTTCGATACCGTGAGCGGCGTTGTTACGACGCTTGGCGGTCATCGAAGGGTAGCCGGTTGCGCCTTCGCTGATGAACATTTTGGCGTATTCGCCGTCCTGAATACGTTTCAGGGCGTTGCGCATGGCCTGACGGGATTCGGCGTTGATCACTTCCGGACCCGTCACGTACTCGCCGTATTCAGCGTTGTTGGAGATCGAGTAGTTCATGTTGGCGATACCGCCTTCGTACATGAGGTCAACGATCAGTTTCAGTTCGTGCAGGCACTCGAAGTAGGCCATTTCCGGCGCGTAGCCAGCTTCAACCAGAGTTTCGAAACCGGCTTTTACCAGCTCAACGGTACCGCCGCA
This window encodes:
- the pssA gene encoding CDP-diacylglycerol--serine O-phosphatidyltransferase: MSERPEEPNQASDAESLLPIDEHIEEGHDAEGRKVRHRGIYLLPNLFTTANLFAGFYSIINSMSAQAALSAGDSANASKYFAFAAIAIFVAMVLDGLDGRVARMTNTQSAFGAEYDSLSDMVAFGVAPALLAFGWALGDMGKVGWMVAFIYVAGAALRLARFNTQVGTADKRYFIGLASPAAAGVVAGIVWAFSDYGIQGSKMSFLVALMVAAAGMLMVSNIKYNSFKELDLKGRVPFVAILAVVLVFAVVFSDPPRILLLVFLAYAASGPVQYLLHLRRHKHAE